The DNA segment TTTCGTACTTAGGATGAAGTATCCACAATCCTGCATATGCTGCAACAAACCTGTAAAATAAAATTTCAAGAGAAGAAAAGTATCTGAGTAGATATTTAGTACATACAAAAGTTACACCCCAGATAAAAATAGAAAATGCTGCTAATAAGACACCAAAAAATTTCTGACGATTTTCAAACATAATCAGAGATTATAATGAATGAAAAAAAAAATTTACATCTGCTCCTATTAAAATTAAAAAACTTTTCCACTATACTTTAACCAGATTAAGTGAGACAAACTATGTCAAAAAAAATTGAAATGCTTTCAGGCTCCATCACAGATAAAATACTCTTATTTGCACTTCCTCTGGCATTAACAGGAATTTTACAGCAGCTGTTTAATGCAGCAGACGTGATGATCGTAGGAAGATACTCCAGCAAATTTGCAATGGCGGCAGTTGGAAGCAATACACCCGTAATAGGTCTTCTCATAAATCTTTTTGTAGGAATCTCACTTGGCGTTAACGTTATAATTGCAAGATATATAGGACAGAAGAATCCCGACAAAATAAACAAAGCAACAGGAACTGCCGTAATCATAAGCGTTTCAGGAGGAATTTTTCTTGCCATTCTCGGCCAGATAATTGCACGCCCGATTCTTTCCTTAATGTCCGTACCGGAAAACGTTCTTCCTATGGCAACTTCATATTTCAGAATCTACATGATGGGAATGCCGGCTATACTTTTATATAATTTTGAATCTGCAATATTCCGTTCATACGGTGATACAAAAACACCTCTCTTCTGTCTTATCATTGCAGGAATCCTTAACGTATTCCTCAATCTTTTTTTTACAATATGCCTCAAACGAAATGCAGATGGAGTTGCAATTGCTACTGTACTTTCTAATCTTGTAAGTTCACTTATAATGTTTTTTATTCTTCTGAATAATAAAACAGGAATTCGTATAGAAAAAAAATGCTTAAAGATAAATGGTCTTATTCTCAAGGAAATTCTTAAAATCGGAGTTCCTGCAGGAATACAGTCCATGCTGTT comes from the Treponema rectale genome and includes:
- a CDS encoding MATE family efflux transporter, with protein sequence MSKKIEMLSGSITDKILLFALPLALTGILQQLFNAADVMIVGRYSSKFAMAAVGSNTPVIGLLINLFVGISLGVNVIIARYIGQKNPDKINKATGTAVIISVSGGIFLAILGQIIARPILSLMSVPENVLPMATSYFRIYMMGMPAILLYNFESAIFRSYGDTKTPLFCLIIAGILNVFLNLFFTICLKRNADGVAIATVLSNLVSSLIMFFILLNNKTGIRIEKKCLKINGLILKEILKIGVPAGIQSMLFSFSNIIIQSSINSLGADIMAASAAAFNIEIFAYFVVNSFSQAASTFIGQNYGAGQTERCKKVTRRALLLDAGFTVIISFILIVFARKILFFFNEDPDVISYGRTRILFITWFQLVNVLIEVFSGTLRGYGQSFAPAVISFFGVCGVRITWVYTVFNSHKDFYTLLTCYPISWCVTAVILTGYYFWFIKKKICN